From Apium graveolens cultivar Ventura chromosome 9, ASM990537v1, whole genome shotgun sequence, the proteins below share one genomic window:
- the LOC141684374 gene encoding cytochrome c-type biogenesis CcmH-like mitochondrial protein, protein MESEQDNVVNSQVVDARARNISHNVRCTECGSQSIEDSQADIAVLLRKLIRDEIKAGKSDKDIYKKLEEDYGETVLYAPKFDMQTAALWLSPLIVAGAAGGIWAYNKHRQRTNVHIMALNLVRGVSLTPKEKQTMLELLAPTDLNRATSTPSSPWWRRWLHQ, encoded by the exons ATGGAAAGCGAACAGGACAATGTCGTGAATTCGCAGGTGGTGGATGCTCGGGCAAGAAACATCAGTCATAATGTTCGGTGCACTGAGTGTGGTAGTCAATCTATTGAAGATTCGCAGGCTGATATAGCTGTTCTCCTTAGAAAG TTAATTCGTGATGAAATTAAAGCTGGGAAAAGTGACAAGGAcatatacaaaaagcttgaggAAGATTACGGGGAAACAGTACTTTATGCTCCAAAGTTTGATATGCAGACTGCAGCCTTATGGCTATCTCCA CTTATAGTTGCTGGTGCTGCGGGAGGAATTTGGGCTTACAACAAGCACAGACAAAGGACCAATGTGCACATAATGGCCTTAAACCTTGTTAGAGGAGTCTCATTGACCCCCAAAGAGAAGCAAACAATGCTAGAGCTCCTTGCACCTACCGACCTGAATAGAGCTACATCAACTCCTTCCTCCCCTTGGTGGAGAAGATGGCTTCACCAGTGA
- the LOC141683113 gene encoding protein NRT1/ PTR FAMILY 1.2-like, producing the protein MILYLIQDYRMGLTQGQNLIFYWSAATNFSPLVGALVSDSYLGRYLTIAIASIFSFLGMLILWLTAMIPQARPGPCDPQTQDCKSTSTSQYLVLLCSFFLLSIGAGGIRPCSMSFGADQIDNKDNPMNQKMLERFFGWYYASAAVALLLAYSAIVYIQEHFEWKLGFGVPAILMSLSAFLFFLASSLYIKRKVKTNLLSSFMKVTILSYKNRKLTLPSVDANMWYSLTDSERHRPTDKLRFMNKACIIRNPEQIGPDEIAPNPLNICTVDQVEELKALIRVLPLWSTSIMMSINISQVSFALLQAKTMDRRLIGDFKIPAGSFIMFGIGAIFIWIMLYDRVLIPLASKIRGKPVHLGTKERMGIGLICSFMSMVVSAIVEHVRRTKAIEQGLKDNPDGLVNMSAYWLVLQHVLGGLAQAFTAVAQTEFCYSEFPKSMSSIASAMFGLGTAFANLLASAILSTVNNVTTKGGKESWTSTNINKGHYERYYALLAIMSAVNLLYFVVCSWAYGPCVEQNNGFGLENIRVSGSLEEELLQVSKAGEKDDDQGIVCNQISID; encoded by the exons ATGATACTCTACTTGATACAAGATTACAGGATGGGATTAACACAAGGACAAAACTTAATCTTTTATTGGAGTGCTGCTACCAATTTCTCGCCTCTTGTTGGGGCTCTTGTCTCTGATTCATATCTCGGTCGATACCTCACCATTGCTATTGCTTCTATCTTCAGTTTCCTG GGAATGTTAATTTTATGGTTAACGGCTATGATTCCGCAAGCCAGGCCTGGCCCTTGTGATCCACAAACCCAGGACTGCAAATCAACTTCAACATCTCAGTACTTGGTATTGCTATGCTCCTTTTTTCTCTTGTCCATTGGAGCCGGTGGCATTAGGCCTTGTTCAATGTCATTCGGGGCTGATCAAATAGATAACAAGGACAATCCTATGAATCAGAAGATGTTAGAACGCTTTTTTGGATGGTATTATGCTTCTGCAGCTGTTGCACTTCTGCTTGCTTACAGTGCCATTGTCTACATTCAAGAACATTTCGAGTGGAAATTAGGATTTGGAGTTCCAGCCATTCTCATGTCCCTTTCtgctttccttttcttccttGCATCATCTCTTTATATCAAACGGAAAGTCAAGACAAACTTGCTTAGTAGCTTCATGAAGGTGACTATACTTTCGTATAAGAATCGAAAGCTGACTCTCCCTTCTGTAGATGCCAATATGTGGTATAGTCTCACGGACTCCGAACGCCACAGGCCCACTGATAAACTAAG GTTCATGAATAAAGCTTGCATCATTAGGAATCCTGAACAGATAGGCCCAGATGAGATAGCTCCGAACCCGTTGAACATTTGCACTGTTGATCAAGTTGAAGAACTAAAAGCACTAATCAGAGTCCTGCCGTTGTGGTCTACATCGATCATGATGTCAATAAACATAAGTCAGGTTTCATTTGCATTGCTGCAAGCTAAGACCATGGATAGACGTCTCATTGGAGACTTCAAAATTCCAGCTGGATCTTTTATTATGTTTGGTATTGGCGCTATATTTATCTGGATTATGCTATATGATCGCGTGCTTATTCCCTTAGCATCAAAAATTAGAGGAAAACCGGTTCATCTTGGTACAAAAGAAAGAATGGGGATTGGGTTAATCTGTTCATTCATGTCTATGGTTGTTTCAGCTATTGTGGAGCATGTGAGACGAACCAAAGCAATCGAACAAGGTTTAAAAGATAATCCAGATGGATTAGTGAACATGTCAGCATACTGGCTAGTATTACAACATGTTTTGGGTGGATTAGCCCAGGCTTTCACTGCAGTCGCGCAAACTGAATTTTGCTATTCTGAATTTCCTAAGAGCATGTCTAGCATTGCATCAGCCATGTTTGGGCTAGGAACGGCATTTGCAAATTTGTTGGCCAGTGCTATATTGAGTACTGTAAACAATGTTACGACTAAAGGGGGGAAAGAGAGCTGGACTTCAACAAACATCAACAAGGGGCATTATGAAAGGTACTACGCTCTTCTTGCAATTATGAGTGCAGTAAATCTCCTCTATTTTGTTGTATGCAGTTGGGCATATGGTCCTTGCGTAGAACAAAATAATGGATTTGGACTTGAGAATATTAGAGTCTCTGGTTCTTTGGAAGAAGAGTTGTTGCAGGTCAGTAAAGCTGGAGAAAAGGATGATGATCAAGGAATTGTCTGTAACCAGATCAGCATTGACTGA
- the LOC141687184 gene encoding protein NRT1/ PTR FAMILY 1.1-like → MNKPVNKFEQGRQKKRKGGLITIPFIIANEAFEKVASFGLSSNMTQYLIQDYRMGVTQVQNLLFYWGAITNFLPIVGALVSDSYLGRYLTICFSCICGFLGMTILWLTTLIPQARPAPCDLCKPTSTLQYLILLTSFVLMSIAAGGVRPCSIAFGADQIINKDHPVNRRMLQRFFGWYYAFAAVSIMVAMTVIVYIQDHLGWKVGFGIPAFCMFLSAFLFLLASPFYVKPKVNKNLLSSFLQVIAVSYKNRNLTLASLDSNMWYTLKDSEHNVPTDKLRFMNKACIIRDLEDISSDGVTSNLWNICTIDQVEELKTLIRVLPLWSTGIMMYISPGSFMFLQAESMDRRLIGSFEIPAGSFGMLQIGTIFLWIVLYEQVLLPLASKIRGKRVLLGVKERLGMGLFCGFIAMILSAIVEHKRRTKAIEQGLEDSPNSMINMSAYWLVPPYVMFGLAEALNSLAQTEFFYTEFPKSMSSIASTMFGLGMACGNLLSSALLSIVNNVTSRGGKESWTSSNINKARYDKYYWLLAVMNAGNLLYFLYCSWADGPCVKQRNDVRLDENNGSGSWKEELSQLNKPPGKYDEGENVEETSEPRAALGDHLKLGNGVAHQSENGEEFSKTIVFKA, encoded by the exons ATGAATAAACCTGTGAATAAATTTGAACAGGGACGGCAAAAGAAGCGAAAGGGGGGCCTCATTACTATTCCTTTCATCATAG CAAATGAGGCATTTGAGAAAGTTGCAAGCTTCGGGCTTTCATCAAATATGACACAGTATCTGATTCAAGATTATAGGATGGGGGTAACACAAGTACAAAATTTACTGTTTTACTGGGGTGCTATAACTAATTTTTTGCCTATTGTTGGAGCTCTTGTCTCTGATTCTTATCTTGGTCGATACCTCACCATTTGTTTTAGTTGTATCTGCGGTTTCCTG GGGATGACTATTTTATGGTTAACAACTTTGATTCCACAAGCCAGGCCTGCTCCTTGTGATCTCTGCAAGCCTACTTCAACACTCCAGTACTTAATTTTGCTTACGTCCTTCGTTCTCATGTCAATAGCAGCTGGTGGTGTTAGGCCTTGTTCAATAGCATTTGGTGCTGATCAAATAATTAACAAGGACCATCCTGTGAATAGGAGGATGCTACAACGCTTCTTTGGATGGTATTACGCTTTTGCAGCTGTTTCAATCATGGTTGCTATGACTGTAATTGTCTACATTCAAGATCATTTAGGGTGGAAAGTTGGATTTGGGATTCCAGCCTTTTGCATGTTCCTTTctgctttccttttcttgcttgCGTCTCCTTTTTATGTTAAACCAAAAGTCAACAAAAACTTGTTAAGTAGCTTTTTGCAAGTGATTGCAGTTTCTTACAAGAATCGGAACCTGACTCTTGCATCTCTGGATTCCAACATGTGGTATACTCTCAAAGACTCTGAACACAATGTGCCCACTGATAAACTAAG GTTTATGAATAAAGCTTGCATCATTAGGGATCTTGAAGACATAAGCTCGGACGGAGTAACTTCAAACCTGTGGAACATCTGCACCATTGATCAAGTTGAAGAGCTGAAAACACTAATCAGAGTACTTCCATTGTGGTCTACGGGAATCATGATGTACATCAGCCCAGGTTCATTCATGTTTCTCCAAGCTGAGTCTATGGATAGGCGGCTCATTGGAAGCTTTGAAATTCCAGCTGGATCATTTGGTATGCTACAAATTGGTACTATATTCCTCTGGATAGTTTTATATGAACAAGTACTGTTACCCCTGGCATCAAAGATTAGGGGAAAACGAGTGCTACTTGGTGTAAAAGAAAGATTGGGAATGGGGTTATTTTGTGGATTTATCGCGATGATTCTTTCAGCCATTGTGGAGCATAAGAGACGAACAAAAGCAATTGAACAAGGTCTTGAAGATAGTCCGAATAGTATGATAAACATGTCTGCATATTGGTTAGTACCACCATATGTTATGTTTGGATTAGCCGAGGCTTTAAACTCACTGGCGCAAACAGAATTTTTCTATACTGAGTTCCCAAAGAGCATGTCTAGCATTGCATCAACCATGTTTGGGCTAGGAATGGCATGTGGGAACTTGTTGTCCAGTGCTTTATTAAGTATCGTAAACAATGTTACAAGTAGAGGAGGAAAAGAGAGCTGGACTTCAAGTAACATCAACAAGGCGCGTTATGACAAATACTACTGGCTTCTTGCAGTTATGAATGCAGGAAATCTCCTCTACTTTCTGTATTGCAGCTGGGCTGATGGTCCTTGTGTTAAACAAAGGAATGACGTTAGGCTCGACGAAAACAATGGTTCTGGTTCTTGGAAAGAAGAGTTGTCACAGTTGAATAAACCTCCTGGAAAATATGATGAAGGAGAAAACGTTGAGGAAACATCAGAACCCAGAGCTGCATTGGGTGATCATCTCAAGCTAGGTAATGGAGTGGCTCATCAAAGCGAAAATGGTGAAGAATTTTCTAAAACCATAGTCTTCAAAGCTTGA
- the LOC141683111 gene encoding protein NRT1/ PTR FAMILY 1.1-like, whose translation MDKSKSDEINGLKQETPICRKGGMITMPFIIANEAFEKLASYGLIPNMIRYLTRDYHMSLTKGQNILLYWNAASNLLPLIGAFVADSYLGRFLTIIIGSVFSLLGMIILWLTAMLPATKPDSNCQTCKPSVLQYLILLSSFALMSIGAGGIRPCSLAFGADQFAKKDNPKNESILERFFGWYYASAALSVVIAMSVIVYIQDHKGYRLGFGIPVILMFVSATLFLLASSIYVKQKVKTSLFTSFAQVIAVVYKNRKISLPSHDSDTWYSKKDSLLRVPSGRLRFMNKACIIRNKEDIGPDGTALKPWNMCTVDQVEELKIVIRVLPLWSTSIMIAININQGSFGYFQANSMNRKLIGDFKIPPGSFGLFTVGALFIWILVYDRILLPLASKVKGKAVHIGVKERMGIGLVLSFLAMTISAIVEHIRHKRAIKQGLLNNPTGVLNMSAYWLVPQHVLSGLAEAFNAIAQTEFYYSEFPKNMSSIATCLFGFGMGVASLLASLILSTVNDVTSKGGKASWVSTNINRGHYESYYWLLAVMSFINIFYFMVCSWAYGPCVEQKNGVRREHVDDFATSRQELFKLKPAQITDEAKNIEELNRTEALTPASCSV comes from the exons ATGGACAAGTCTAAGTCAGATGAGATAAACGGGCTGAAGCAAGAAACACCGATATGTAGAAAGGGTGGCATGATTACCATGCCCTTCATCATAG CAAACGAGGCGTTTGAGAAACTTGCCAGCTATGGGCTTATACCAAACATGATAAGGTATCTAACTCGTGATTACCATATGAGTTTAACAAAGGGTCAGAATATACTACTTTACTGGAATGCAGCTTCTAATTTGTTGCCACTTATTGGAGCATTTGTCGCTGATTCTTACCTGGGTCGATTTCTCACCATAATCATCGGTTCTGTTTTCAGTCTCCTG GGTATGATAATTCTGTGGTTAACTGCGATGCTCCCAGCAACAAAGCCTGATTCTAATTGCCAAACTTGCAAACCATCAGTGCTACAATACTTAATCTTGCTGTCATCTTTTGCTCTCATGTCAATTGGAGCAGGTGGCATCAGGCCTTGTTCATTAGCTTTCGGTGCTGATCAATTTGCCAAGAAAGATAATCCCAAAAATGAGAGCATATTAGAACGTTTCTTCGGCTGGTATTATGCATCTGCAGCTCTATCGGTCGTGATTGCTATGTCAGTTATTGTATACATTCAAGATCACAAGGGATACAGATTGGGATTTGGAATTCCAGTGATTCTAATGTTCGTTTCTGCTACCCTTTTCTTGCTCGCATCTTCAATTTATGTTAAACAGAAAGTCAAGACAAGTTTGTTTACTAGTTTTGCACAAGTGATTGCAGTTGTTTATAAGAACAGAAAGATCTCTCTACCATCTCATGATTCAGATACATGGTATAGTAAAAAGGATTCACTTCTTCGTGTGCCAAGTGGCAGACTAAG GTTCATGAATAAAGCTTGCATCATTCGGAATAAAGAAGACATAGGGCCGGATGGAACGGCTTTAAAGCCATGGAACATGTGCACAGTAGATCAAGTTGAAGAGCTCAAGATAGTTATCAGAGTCTTGCCACTATGGTCTACGTCGATTATGATTGCAATAAACATAAATCAAGGATCATTTGGATATTTTCAAGCGAATTCCATGAACAGGAAGCTGATTGGCGACTTTAAAATTCCACCAGGCTCCTTCGGTTTGTTCACTGTGGGAGCTTTGTTTATATGGATTTTGGTATATGATCGCATATTACTTCCTTTAGCGTCAAAGGTTAAAGGAAAAGCAGTTCATATAGGTGTTAAAGAAAGAATGGGGATTGGGTTGGTTCTATCTTTCTTGGCTATGACAATTTCTGCAATCGTCGAGCACATTAGGCATAaaagagcaatcaaacaagggttaCTAAATAATCCAACTGGTGTATTGAATATGTCTGCATATTGGCTTGTTCCGCAACATGTATTGAGTGGATTAGCTGAGGCATTCAATGCAATAGCCCAAACAGAGTTTTACTATTCTGAGTTCCCCAAGAACATGTCTAGCATTGCGACGTGTTTATTCGGGTTTGGAATGGGGGTGGCCAGCTTGTTGGCTAGTTTAATTTTGAGCACCGTAAATGATGTTACAAGCAAAGGAGGAAAGGCGAGTTGGGTTTCAACGAACATTAACAGAGGTCATTATGAAAGTTACTATTGGCTTCTCGCTGTTATGAGTTTCATCAACATCTTCTACTTTATGGTCTGTAGTTGGGCTTATGGACCTTGCGTTGAACAAAAGAATGGAGTTCGACGTGAGCATGTTGATGATTTTGCTACTTCACGACAAGAATTGTTCAAGTTGAAACCGGCTCAAATCACCGATGAAGCCAAAAATATTGAAGAATTAAACAGAACTGAAGCACTCACACCAGCTTCATGTAGTGTATAG